In Apostichopus japonicus isolate 1M-3 chromosome 3, ASM3797524v1, whole genome shotgun sequence, a single genomic region encodes these proteins:
- the LOC139959387 gene encoding lysosomal phospholipase A and acyltransferase-like, producing MKLLVCVSFFVATLSFVTGDEPNLFDAFHRPKLNNSSESYKGVNNVSSSSAKHTTLDKAFLQRQDALLFTKVVGYPAVLLPGDGGNQLLAVLNRSEAAHIYCSKSADAFTLWLDLEELLPLAINCFTDNIRLIYDPKTKKSSSPDGVNITVPGFGGTESVEWIDPSHLPFGEYFVGLVNAMVERGYKRGVSIRGAPFDFRMAPNTENAYFSQLKTLIEETYTLNNQRKVVIITHSLGGLFGLYFLNHMEQSWKEKYVQAYAPIASPFAGAAKVMRLFASGDNLDEKVINPLVVRPAQRTYPSSAFLMPSDTYWSANEVLIITPKKNYTVSDFDEFFSDIQFETGKLLRNDTKDLVHDLVAPGVPVFHIHGKNMPTPERFIYDEIFQFPDDQPHVHYGAGDGTVNMRSLKSFLKWKNEQPQQVEEYEIDKGEHLSILQMPQLHQYLLQNVLIPH from the exons ATGAAACTGCTTGTTTGTGTGTCTTTCTTCGTTGCTACTTTGAGTTTTGTTACAGGAGATGAACCAAATTTGTTTGACGCATTCCATCGTCCAAAACTTAATAATAGTAGTGAAAGTTACAAAGGTGTCAATAACGTGAGCTCCAGTTCCGCGAAACATACGACGTTAGACAAAGCCTTCCTTCAAAGACAGGATGCGTTGCTTTTCACCAAAGTCGTGGGATATCCTGCTGTTTTAC TTCCAGGAGATGGTGGCAACCAGCTTCTAGCCGTACTGAATAGAAGTGAAGCTGCCCACATATACTGCAGCAAAAGTGCAGATGCGTTTACACTCTGGTTGGACTTGGAGGAGCTGTTACCATTAGCAATCAACTGTTTTACTGATAATATAAG ATTGATATACGATCCCAAGACCAAGAAGTCATCCAGTCCAGATGGAGTGAACATAACCGTCCCTGGCTTTGGAGGAACAGAGAGTGTAGAATGGATAGATCCCAGTCATCTACCTTTTG GGGAGTATTTTGTTGGTCTGGTGAATGCTATGGTCGAGAGGGGCTACAAGAGAGGAGTCTCAATTCGTGGAGCACCATTCGACTTTCGAATGGCACCCA ATACAGAGAACGCCTACTTTAGTCAATTGAAGACCCTTATTGAGGAAACTTACACCTTGAACAACCAGCGTAAGGTCGTCATCATTACTCACAGTTTGGGCGGACTTTTCGGTCTGTATTTCCTGAATCACATGGAACAGTCCTGGAAGGAAAAATATGTCCAAGCCTATGCTCCGATTGCCTCACCTTTTGCAGGTGCCGCAAAAGTGATGCGATTGTTTGCTTCAG GAGATAATCTGGACGAGAAAGTCATCAATCCATTGGTTGTACGCCCCGCCCAACGAACATATCCCAGCAGTGCTTTCTTGATGCCATCCGACACATATTGGAGTGCCAATGAAGTCTTAATCATAACCCCAAAGAAAAATTACACTGTCAGTGATTTTGACGAATTCTTCTCCGATATTCAGTTTGAAACCGGGAAATTACTAAGAAACGATACCAAGGACTTAGTCCATGATTTAGTAGCTCCAG GTGTGCCAGTGTTTCACATTCATGGAAAGAATATGCCTACTCCTGAACGATTTATATATGATGAAATCTTCCAGTTTCCTGATGACCAACCACATGTCCATTATGGAGCTGGGGACGGAACGGTCAACATGAGATCACTTAAATCTTTCTTGAA ATGGAAAAATGAGCAACCACAGCAGGTGGAAGAATATGAAATTGATAAGGGGGAGCATCTCTCAATTCTTCAAATGCCACAACTTCATCAATATCTTCTACAGAATGTACTCATTCCTCATTAA